In Scyliorhinus canicula unplaced genomic scaffold, sScyCan1.1, whole genome shotgun sequence, the following are encoded in one genomic region:
- the LOC119960752 gene encoding probable G-protein coupled receptor 139, which yields MAAADLMVIVWNVILHRIATIYWNNTFLLHTPVCRFILFMSPAAIDISAWLTVSFTFDRLVAICCQKLKTKYCTEKTAIVVITTVSSLLCLKNIPWPFLYSSYYNRMQLGCMLSTNFFFDPIWIAYSWFEQLLTPVIPFFLILLFNVVTIRRILIASRGRMSLRKRSSDRDEKDAELMNRRRSIVLLFAISSSFILLWITTVIYFIYVRITVAFMRRYQYTPFPDFQEAGNMLQLLSSCTNTAIYTITQRKFRNLLLSSIKYPFTLLGKLVKFGGKHY from the coding sequence ATGGCGGCAGCCGATCTCATGGTTATTGTCTGGAATGTAATCTTACATCGCATTGCTACAATATATTGGAATAACACATTCCTGCTCCACACTCCCGTTTGCAGATTCATTCTCTTCATGTCTCCCGCTGCAATCGACATTTCTGCTTGGTTGACTGTCTCTTTTACCTTTGATCGCCTGGTGGCCATTTGCTGTCAGAAGCTGAAAACCAAATACTGCACCGAGAAAACTGCTATTGTTGTCATCACCACTGTGAGCTCGCTGCTCTGCTTGAAGAACATTCCCTGGCCCTTCCTGTATTCCTCTTATTACAACAGGATGCAGTTAGGGTGCATGCTGTCCACAAATTTTTTCTTTGATCCGATTTGGATAGCATATTCTTGGTTTGAGCAGCTGCTAACCCCAGTGATTCCATTCTTTCTGATTTTGTTATTTAATGTTGTCACCATCAGACGCATCTTAATAGCCAGTCGCGGCCGAATGAGCCTCCGGAAGCGCAGCAGTGACAGGGATGAAAAGGATGCTGAGCTGATGAACCGGAGACGATCCATTGTTTTactctttgcaatatccagtagtTTTATCCTACTCTGGATAACGACAGTTATATATTTCATATACGTTAGAATTACGGTGGCCTTCATGAGAAGATACCAATATACTCCCTTTCCTGACTTTCAAGAGGCTGGGAATATGCTGCAGCTTCTGAGCTCCTGCACCAACACAGCTATTTACACAATAACCCAGAGAAAATTCAGAAACCTGCTGCTCAGTTCGATCAAATATCCCTTTACACTGTTAGGGAAATTAGTGAAATTTGGAGGAAAACATTACTGA